The Hippea jasoniae genome has a window encoding:
- the rseP gene encoding RIP metalloprotease RseP, with product MVLVYGLLGLALMVLIHEFGHFIVARMLGVGVERFSIGFGPRLITVKGRKTEYIISLILLGGYVKLKGETQQDGVADKDSFFIQPLWKRFLIVLAGPVFNIVSAVIFLFFAYSIGTTQLAAVVGEVMSNSAAAKMGIKSSDKIVQINNKEIRSWADMAEVIKNNPDKAVVVKVVRNGHIVVLKGRMGHRKGMLGKNDEIGFLGVKPKGVYIHIRYSPAEALIKGINDTVYYAKLTVQGLYWVISGIVPAKDLGGPIMIVKFTGEAAEAGLGAFLALIAVISINLGILNLLPIPVLDGGHLMFYTIEAIIRRPVSLKTQENFQKIGIAILVLLMIFVFANDLRRYKVFETIKTHIERLG from the coding sequence ATGGTTCTTGTATACGGACTTTTGGGCCTTGCCTTGATGGTTTTAATCCATGAGTTTGGTCATTTTATTGTGGCAAGAATGTTGGGTGTGGGTGTTGAGCGTTTCAGTATTGGTTTTGGGCCAAGGCTTATAACAGTTAAGGGCAGAAAAACTGAATATATTATATCGCTTATTCTCCTTGGCGGTTATGTAAAACTCAAAGGGGAGACGCAGCAGGATGGTGTCGCAGATAAGGATTCCTTTTTTATTCAGCCCTTATGGAAGAGATTTTTGATTGTTCTTGCAGGACCTGTTTTTAATATCGTATCTGCCGTTATTTTTCTCTTCTTTGCCTACTCTATTGGCACAACCCAGCTTGCGGCAGTTGTTGGTGAGGTTATGAGTAATTCAGCTGCAGCAAAAATGGGCATAAAAAGCTCTGATAAGATAGTGCAGATTAACAACAAGGAGATTAGAAGCTGGGCGGATATGGCAGAAGTTATTAAAAACAATCCCGATAAGGCTGTTGTTGTAAAGGTTGTAAGAAACGGCCATATTGTTGTCTTAAAAGGCAGAATGGGCCACAGAAAAGGAATGCTTGGAAAAAACGATGAGATCGGTTTTTTGGGTGTTAAACCCAAAGGTGTTTATATCCACATAAGGTACTCACCGGCTGAGGCTTTGATAAAAGGCATTAACGATACTGTGTATTATGCAAAATTGACTGTACAGGGTTTATACTGGGTGATATCTGGTATTGTACCGGCAAAAGACCTTGGCGGTCCTATTATGATAGTTAAATTTACAGGTGAGGCAGCAGAGGCAGGTCTGGGCGCTTTTTTAGCACTGATAGCTGTAATTAGCATAAACCTTGGTATTTTAAACCTTCTTCCCATTCCGGTGCTTGATGGTGGGCATTTGATGTTTTATACGATTGAGGCGATAATTAGAAGACCTGTAAGCCTGAAAACGCAGGAGAATTTCCAGAAAATTGGTATAGCAATACTGGTGCTTTTGATGATCTTTGTATTTGCCAACGATTTGAGGCGCTACAAGGTGTTTGAAACAATTAAAACCCATATAGAGAGGCTGGGTTGA
- a CDS encoding lytic transglycosylase domain-containing protein, with protein sequence MRFICGIVVAIVFVSVAAEGFSIKQVLKNGEVVYTNMPEGIGGLFFRRAYKYSHISKARIQKLIETIARRYGVNPELVDAIARVESNYDINAVSDANAKGVMQLMKQTARYYGVEDPFDAKQNIEGGVRFLKHLIDKYHDIRLVAAAYNAGETAVDRYGGIPPFKETRRYVVKVLRVLGHSNKKLALKNITYKARPVIEKNGVFTNIGGLW encoded by the coding sequence ATGAGGTTTATCTGTGGTATTGTGGTAGCTATAGTTTTTGTAAGTGTTGCTGCAGAGGGTTTTAGTATTAAACAGGTGTTGAAAAACGGAGAAGTTGTTTATACCAATATGCCAGAGGGCATCGGTGGTCTGTTTTTTAGGAGGGCTTATAAATACTCACATATCTCAAAAGCCCGAATTCAAAAATTAATTGAAACAATCGCCAGACGATACGGTGTAAATCCTGAGTTGGTTGATGCTATTGCAAGGGTTGAGTCTAACTACGATATCAATGCCGTATCAGATGCAAATGCTAAAGGGGTTATGCAGCTTATGAAACAAACGGCGCGCTACTACGGCGTTGAAGACCCTTTTGATGCTAAACAGAATATAGAAGGCGGCGTGAGGTTTTTAAAACATTTGATAGATAAATATCACGATATCAGGCTTGTTGCTGCAGCATACAATGCAGGTGAAACAGCGGTGGATAGATACGGTGGGATTCCTCCTTTTAAAGAGACGAGGCGTTATGTAGTCAAGGTGCTTAGGGTTTTAGGCCATAGCAACAAAAAACTTGCCCTGAAAAATATTACCTATAAAGCACGACCTGTTATTGAAAAAAACGGCGTGTTTACCAATATTGGTGGCTTATGGTAA
- the dxr gene encoding 1-deoxy-D-xylulose-5-phosphate reductoisomerase encodes MQRVVVLGSTGSIGVNTLDVLSHMDVEVVALSCNRNVELLRKQVEQFKPEYVCIGENADREYLKDLPVKVLIGSDGLVELCNLENVDVVVNGLVGSAGLLPSYTALKNKKTLALANKESLVIAGNILTKLSKKVKKEIVPVDSEHSAIYQCLEGRKKEDIERIILTASGGPFFGKDSFEGITVKDALAHPNWNMGKKITIDSATMMNKGFEIIEAYWLFDFGGDKISVVIHPESIIHSAVEFIDGSIIAQLADHDMRIPIAYALSKPRRIKLSNRILLDELSKLTFKKANFKKFPTLAYAYKAVENIDRNLGLVLNVADECAVEYFLEGKIDFVDIFDILRRSMEIFENNQSSDIFAIMDEIERLKREIVELINKDYVRV; translated from the coding sequence ATGCAGAGAGTTGTTGTTTTAGGTTCCACCGGCTCCATAGGTGTCAATACGCTTGATGTTTTATCGCATATGGATGTGGAGGTTGTGGCTTTAAGCTGCAACAGAAATGTTGAGTTATTGAGAAAGCAGGTTGAACAGTTTAAGCCTGAATATGTGTGTATTGGTGAGAATGCCGATAGAGAATATCTTAAAGATTTGCCTGTTAAGGTGTTAATTGGAAGTGACGGTCTTGTTGAGTTGTGTAATCTTGAAAATGTAGATGTGGTGGTTAATGGCCTTGTTGGATCTGCCGGTCTTCTGCCGAGCTACACAGCTTTAAAGAATAAAAAAACCCTGGCACTGGCAAATAAAGAAAGCCTTGTGATTGCAGGTAATATTTTGACAAAGCTTTCAAAAAAGGTAAAAAAGGAAATCGTGCCGGTAGATTCAGAGCATTCAGCTATCTATCAATGCCTTGAGGGTAGAAAAAAAGAGGATATTGAAAGAATAATCCTTACAGCATCAGGTGGTCCGTTTTTTGGGAAGGATAGTTTTGAAGGTATAACTGTTAAAGATGCTCTTGCCCATCCAAACTGGAATATGGGAAAAAAGATCACTATCGATTCTGCTACCATGATGAATAAGGGCTTTGAAATTATTGAGGCTTACTGGCTATTTGATTTTGGTGGCGATAAGATATCGGTTGTTATTCATCCAGAAAGCATAATCCATTCAGCTGTTGAATTTATCGATGGCTCGATTATCGCTCAGCTTGCAGACCACGACATGAGGATTCCCATAGCATACGCTCTATCAAAACCAAGAAGAATAAAACTTTCAAATAGAATTTTGCTTGATGAGCTTTCTAAGCTTACCTTTAAAAAAGCCAATTTTAAAAAATTTCCCACGCTTGCTTATGCCTATAAGGCGGTTGAAAATATAGATAGGAATTTGGGGCTTGTGTTGAATGTTGCAGATGAGTGTGCCGTTGAGTATTTTCTTGAGGGAAAAATCGATTTTGTTGATATATTTGATATCTTAAGAAGAAGCATGGAGATATTTGAAAATAATCAAAGTAGTGATATATTTGCTATAATGGATGAGATTGAAAGGCTAAAAAGGGAGATTGTGGAATTGATAAATAAAGATTATGTGAGGGTGTAA
- a CDS encoding phosphatidate cytidylyltransferase has product MIKRIISAAILIPLVIWLLFYAKLYVIKAVLIGVANLGFYEWSGFVGVSTKDKIFYFFILNIISVSFLFFENCFIECLFFVFAVHLIFSFSSLKEKRLFENFYLFGGILYVLLYLFAGKVVEFNKGRELLFVALVVVWAGDSFAMFGGKAFGKHKLAALISPNKTIEGAVCGILGGIFFGVVAGIYFDFNLLFLVFVSLIASVVAVLGDLSESVVKRFFNVKDSSHLIPGHGGILDRLDSFSFVVFFVYLVLRCRELLF; this is encoded by the coding sequence GTGATAAAAAGGATTATCTCCGCAGCTATTCTTATACCGTTAGTTATATGGCTTTTGTTTTATGCAAAGCTGTATGTAATTAAGGCTGTATTGATCGGTGTTGCCAATTTAGGATTTTATGAGTGGAGCGGTTTTGTTGGTGTTTCAACGAAAGATAAAATTTTTTACTTTTTTATTCTGAATATTATTTCAGTAAGCTTTCTTTTTTTTGAGAATTGCTTTATTGAGTGTCTGTTTTTTGTCTTTGCTGTGCATCTGATATTTTCCTTTTCGTCTTTGAAAGAAAAAAGGCTTTTTGAAAATTTTTATCTGTTTGGTGGTATTTTATATGTTTTGCTGTATCTTTTTGCGGGCAAAGTTGTTGAGTTTAATAAAGGAAGAGAGCTTTTATTTGTCGCTTTGGTGGTTGTATGGGCTGGCGATTCATTTGCCATGTTTGGTGGCAAGGCCTTTGGCAAACATAAACTTGCAGCATTGATCAGTCCCAACAAAACTATTGAGGGGGCTGTTTGTGGTATTTTAGGTGGTATTTTTTTTGGCGTTGTGGCGGGTATCTATTTTGATTTTAATCTGCTATTTCTTGTTTTTGTAAGTTTAATTGCCTCAGTTGTTGCAGTACTGGGCGATCTATCTGAATCGGTTGTTAAGCGGTTTTTTAATGTAAAGGATTCTTCGCATTTGATACCCGGCCATGGGGGTATACTTGATAGACTGGATAGTTTCTCATTTGTAGTTTTCTTTGTTTATCTGGTGTTGAGATGCAGAGAGTTGTTGTTTTAG
- a CDS encoding tetratricopeptide repeat protein encodes MLKRFSIVLIFLFIAHTAFAYSPDDVYVNYHFLKGYYELYRGEFSKGADELYLVYRYVKKPSFYDELSDILIYSGKLKKAENLLKYAIKLFPKKSEFYYKLFDLYTIENKKESARLLMNKIKKLFKNNAEILKKEALEDLRHARYKGAYKKLKKYVSKIKTDADAYYWLAKICLEENKTDEAVIYGFDALRLKKTPQTIILMAQIYERRGKYLEAVKFYKLLKENYLIDVAIANDLYMGGKPKEAIDYYMRAFKKTNRIDFLEHVAYIYLSLKDYKKIYQLKRDYPEYFNSSEKLLAILGMAYALDNNCNKAYKVFSKVNKTVKFYGDVVYGESYCFFKEGRYDEIEKLKKYAKDKKTFFMLADYLIKAGRYKKAIAVVDDFINKSKNNKDKAEGYFFIADIYFDKLKDINSCIEYLKKAIKLNPSSAEALNYLGYLYIDKDIDVKGGMQLVIKALKIKPNNPYYLDSLGWGYFKLKDYNNAVKYLKKAVELFKKMPFDREAVLESLRHLKAVYEKLNNKEEVEKLNNLIKRYSSKNK; translated from the coding sequence ATGCTGAAGAGATTTAGTATTGTTTTGATTTTTTTGTTTATTGCTCATACGGCATTTGCCTATTCGCCAGACGATGTCTATGTAAACTATCACTTTTTGAAGGGCTATTATGAGCTGTATAGGGGTGAATTTTCAAAGGGTGCAGATGAGCTTTATCTTGTATACCGATATGTAAAAAAACCATCGTTTTATGATGAGCTCAGTGATATTTTAATCTATTCAGGTAAGCTTAAAAAAGCTGAAAACCTACTTAAATACGCAATAAAACTGTTTCCCAAAAAAAGCGAGTTCTACTACAAGCTATTTGATCTATACACAATTGAAAATAAAAAAGAATCAGCTCGTCTTCTGATGAATAAAATCAAAAAACTCTTTAAAAACAATGCAGAAATTTTGAAAAAAGAGGCTTTAGAGGATCTAAGGCATGCAAGATATAAAGGTGCGTATAAAAAACTAAAAAAATATGTTTCCAAAATCAAAACCGATGCAGATGCATACTACTGGCTTGCAAAGATATGTCTTGAAGAAAATAAGACAGATGAGGCTGTGATTTATGGCTTTGATGCTTTAAGGCTTAAAAAAACACCGCAGACGATCATTCTTATGGCGCAGATCTATGAAAGAAGGGGTAAATATTTAGAGGCTGTAAAGTTTTATAAGCTTCTTAAGGAGAATTACCTTATAGATGTAGCCATTGCAAACGATTTATATATGGGTGGAAAACCAAAGGAAGCTATAGACTACTACATGAGGGCTTTTAAAAAAACAAACAGAATCGATTTTTTGGAGCATGTTGCATATATTTACTTAAGTTTAAAGGATTACAAAAAGATTTATCAATTAAAAAGAGATTATCCCGAGTATTTCAACAGCTCTGAAAAACTACTTGCCATTCTTGGTATGGCTTATGCGTTGGATAATAACTGCAATAAGGCTTATAAGGTTTTTTCAAAGGTAAATAAAACGGTAAAGTTTTATGGCGATGTTGTCTATGGAGAGTCTTACTGTTTTTTCAAAGAGGGCAGGTATGATGAGATAGAAAAGCTAAAAAAATATGCAAAGGATAAAAAAACATTTTTTATGCTTGCCGATTATTTGATTAAAGCAGGGAGATATAAAAAAGCCATTGCTGTTGTTGATGATTTTATAAACAAAAGCAAAAACAATAAAGATAAAGCAGAGGGCTATTTCTTTATTGCCGATATATATTTTGATAAGCTTAAAGATATAAATTCGTGTATAGAATATCTAAAAAAAGCGATAAAACTAAACCCCTCAAGCGCTGAAGCTTTGAATTATTTGGGTTATCTTTATATCGACAAAGATATAGATGTAAAAGGCGGTATGCAGCTTGTTATAAAGGCTTTAAAGATAAAACCCAACAATCCATATTACCTTGATAGCTTGGGCTGGGGGTATTTTAAATTAAAGGATTATAATAACGCTGTGAAGTATTTAAAAAAAGCTGTTGAGCTGTTTAAAAAAATGCCTTTTGATAGGGAGGCTGTTTTAGAGAGCCTGAGGCATTTAAAAGCAGTTTATGAGAAATTAAACAATAAAGAAGAAGTAGAGAAACTCAACAATTTAATAAAACGCTATTCTTCCAAAAATAAATGA
- a CDS encoding DUF6115 domain-containing protein: MDNFWLFQIMFDIGVVGYILFSRYIEKKEKESLLRLVESLRNLVEKQKKLIEIANVRISEHQERLGRIFDDIQKKNTLLTQLLSTINAKTLGKDVKEQIIMLSRSGKSTDEIAKQLKMNKGEVELIIKLYEEDT, encoded by the coding sequence ATGGATAATTTTTGGCTTTTTCAGATTATGTTTGATATAGGCGTTGTGGGTTATATTTTGTTTAGCAGATATATAGAAAAGAAAGAAAAAGAAAGCCTCTTAAGGCTTGTGGAGAGCTTGAGGAATCTTGTAGAAAAACAGAAAAAACTTATAGAGATAGCCAATGTAAGAATCAGTGAGCATCAGGAGAGACTGGGCAGGATCTTCGATGATATTCAGAAGAAAAACACACTTTTGACACAACTTTTGAGCACGATAAATGCTAAAACGCTTGGCAAAGATGTAAAAGAGCAGATTATCATGCTTTCAAGAAGCGGCAAATCAACAGATGAGATAGCAAAGCAGCTTAAGATGAACAAGGGTGAGGTTGAGTTGATTATAAAGCTTTATGAGGAGGATACTTAG
- a CDS encoding PilZ domain-containing protein — translation MDDKRHDRRIKNRVDVYYKRLDNGQVDEAKDEIYTTVEPDDSFSFFMSLKKLDSSFGDLNKAFVLMMKQMDSKLNYLIKLLRDNGRIDEFEGFEKSYSCDLSSKGLSFVAEGLKEGDAVYLKIFLPIAMHHCIKAVGRVVRETSINSKSCYGIEFEDISYENKELIIHYMIFVERKIAKNKLEHDG, via the coding sequence ATGGATGACAAAAGGCATGATAGAAGAATAAAAAACAGGGTTGATGTTTACTATAAAAGGCTTGATAACGGTCAGGTTGATGAGGCAAAGGATGAGATTTATACAACCGTAGAGCCGGATGATTCCTTTAGTTTTTTTATGTCTTTAAAAAAGCTGGATTCAAGCTTTGGCGATTTGAATAAAGCGTTTGTTTTGATGATGAAGCAGATGGATTCAAAGCTCAACTATTTGATTAAGCTTTTAAGGGATAACGGCAGAATAGATGAGTTTGAGGGATTTGAAAAAAGCTACAGCTGCGATTTATCATCAAAAGGCTTATCGTTTGTGGCAGAAGGCTTAAAAGAGGGTGATGCTGTTTATCTAAAGATCTTTTTGCCTATTGCTATGCATCACTGTATAAAGGCTGTTGGAAGAGTGGTAAGAGAGACATCTATTAACTCAAAATCCTGCTACGGTATTGAGTTTGAAGATATAAGCTACGAAAACAAAGAACTCATTATCCACTATATGATTTTTGTTGAAAGAAAGATAGCAAAAAACAAGCTCGAGCATGATGGATAA
- a CDS encoding isoprenyl transferase, which translates to MVRIPEHVAIIMDGNGRWAQSHGRRRTYGHYIGSKVVDDITKAAVEFKIKYLTLYTFSTENWKRPKSEVRFLMGLLKSSLKKKRKLFKDNNVRFNVIGDVSVFDEIIQNLLMQLMDETKDNEAVVLTLALNYGGKLDILRAAKTIAKRVEDGELSSKDINEKLFEAHLYTANMPDVDLLIRTGGEKRISNFLLWQAAYAEFVFFDKYWPEFTKEDLWQAIEEFSQRKRRFGGL; encoded by the coding sequence ATGGTAAGGATTCCTGAACATGTTGCAATTATAATGGATGGCAATGGCAGATGGGCGCAAAGTCATGGCAGAAGAAGAACATACGGCCATTATATAGGCTCAAAGGTTGTTGATGATATAACAAAAGCGGCGGTTGAGTTTAAAATAAAATATCTAACCTTATATACATTTTCCACAGAGAACTGGAAAAGGCCAAAAAGCGAAGTCAGGTTTTTAATGGGACTTTTGAAGTCATCTTTAAAAAAGAAAAGAAAGCTATTTAAAGATAACAATGTAAGGTTTAATGTAATTGGTGATGTGAGTGTATTTGATGAAATAATACAAAACCTACTTATGCAGCTTATGGATGAAACAAAGGATAATGAAGCAGTTGTATTGACACTTGCTCTAAACTACGGCGGTAAACTGGATATCCTCAGGGCTGCAAAAACCATAGCTAAAAGGGTTGAAGATGGAGAACTTTCTTCTAAAGATATAAACGAAAAGCTATTTGAAGCCCATCTTTATACAGCTAATATGCCTGATGTTGACCTTTTGATAAGAACGGGGGGCGAAAAAAGGATCAGTAATTTTTTGCTGTGGCAGGCTGCCTATGCTGAGTTTGTTTTCTTTGATAAATACTGGCCTGAGTTTACAAAAGAGGATCTCTGGCAGGCGATTGAGGAGTTTTCACAAAGAAAGCGTAGATTTGGCGGATTGTGA
- a CDS encoding 4-hydroxybenzoate octaprenyltransferase encodes MSSLKKFLNMIKVEHSIFALPFAYVGMILGLKGSFSWRVFLLITVAMVSARSAAMALNRIIDLKYDALNERTKNRELPAGKIKLRDAYFFSFLSIVIFELSTYFINDLAFKLSPIALFFVITYSYTKRFTSLCHLYLGATDAIAPLGGYVAASNSINGPIWYIALFVMLWIAGFDILYALQDREFDKEHGLHSIPVSFGIKGALWIARVFHIIGFGFLLFAIKLFNLSVFAYAGALIVAFLLVVEHKLVDPNDPKRINLAFFNINSYISIVLFFTFLLGKFYG; translated from the coding sequence ATGTCTTCGCTTAAAAAATTTTTGAATATGATAAAGGTGGAACATAGTATATTTGCCCTGCCGTTTGCCTATGTGGGCATGATACTGGGCCTAAAGGGTAGTTTTTCGTGGAGAGTATTTTTGCTTATCACTGTTGCGATGGTTTCTGCCCGATCTGCAGCTATGGCTTTAAATAGAATTATCGATTTAAAATACGATGCATTAAATGAAAGAACAAAAAACAGAGAGCTACCAGCTGGCAAGATAAAACTCAGAGATGCCTATTTTTTTAGCTTTTTATCTATTGTGATTTTTGAGCTATCAACATATTTTATTAATGATCTGGCTTTTAAGTTATCGCCGATTGCCCTGTTTTTTGTTATTACCTACTCCTACACCAAAAGGTTTACATCCTTGTGTCATCTATATTTAGGCGCAACAGATGCTATAGCTCCACTTGGGGGTTATGTGGCAGCATCAAACAGCATAAACGGACCAATATGGTATATTGCCCTGTTTGTTATGCTTTGGATAGCTGGTTTTGATATTTTGTATGCCCTGCAGGATAGGGAGTTTGATAAAGAGCATGGTTTGCATTCAATCCCTGTTAGTTTTGGCATAAAGGGTGCGCTGTGGATTGCAAGGGTCTTTCATATTATAGGTTTTGGTTTTTTACTGTTTGCCATAAAGCTGTTTAATCTTTCAGTTTTTGCCTATGCTGGAGCCTTGATTGTGGCGTTTTTGCTTGTTGTTGAGCATAAGCTTGTTGACCCCAACGACCCAAAACGGATTAATCTTGCTTTTTTTAATATCAACAGCTATATTAGCATTGTATTATTCTTTACTTTTCTGTTAGGAAAGTTTTATGGATGA
- the pgsA gene encoding CDP-diacylglycerol--glycerol-3-phosphate 3-phosphatidyltransferase translates to MVKHIPNLLSAFRILVLIAIILCLDEGLNIYGFVLFLFGIASDVLDGYLARKHKTVTKIGIILDPLADKILVIGILIALIKIMDIPYWMVIVIVFRECAVTGLRVVAASENIVISANIWGKLKTTSQFVALSVLILGYRQIGIYLLFIAVILTLISGYIYFYNYFKDNDVFA, encoded by the coding sequence ATGGTAAAACATATACCAAACTTATTGTCTGCCTTTAGAATCCTGGTTTTAATAGCTATAATTCTTTGCCTTGATGAGGGTTTAAATATATACGGTTTTGTTCTGTTTTTGTTTGGAATTGCAAGCGATGTGCTGGATGGCTATCTTGCAAGAAAGCATAAAACCGTTACAAAGATCGGTATAATATTAGACCCGCTTGCCGATAAGATCCTTGTAATAGGCATTCTGATAGCTTTAATAAAGATTATGGATATTCCATACTGGATGGTTATTGTTATTGTTTTCAGGGAGTGCGCCGTTACAGGTTTGAGGGTTGTGGCAGCAAGTGAGAATATTGTAATATCGGCAAATATCTGGGGTAAGCTGAAAACAACATCGCAGTTTGTTGCCTTGAGTGTTTTGATTTTAGGATATAGACAGATAGGTATTTATCTGTTGTTTATTGCTGTAATCTTAACCCTGATTTCTGGCTATATCTATTTTTATAACTATTTTAAGGATAACGATGTCTTCGCTTAA
- the ispG gene encoding flavodoxin-dependent (E)-4-hydroxy-3-methylbut-2-enyl-diphosphate synthase, protein MKRRKTRQINVGGVKIGGDADIVVQSMTNTDTRDISATLDQINRLYAKGCEVVRCAVVDENAAKALRQIKQKSPIPVIADIHFNYKLALKSIESGVDCVRINPGNIGDFGKVKEILRAAKERNMPLRIGVNSGSLEKRLLDKYGYPSFEALVESALGWIKRIEDYGFLDMKISIKSSDPKTTILSNELLSEKVDYPLHLGVTEAGSGMEGTVKSATALAVLLREGIGDTIRISLSEPPENEIDVCYELLNALGLRKKRSIDFVSCPTCGRIEIDLIALTKEVKSRLSHIKKPIRVAIMGCVVNALGEAKEADLAIAGGRHFGLIIKQGKIVKKVKEDNLVDEFVSVVEEYAEEI, encoded by the coding sequence ATAAAAAGAAGAAAAACACGGCAGATAAATGTTGGTGGAGTAAAAATAGGTGGAGATGCCGATATTGTTGTCCAGTCGATGACAAATACAGACACCCGTGATATTTCTGCCACTCTTGATCAAATCAATAGGCTTTATGCAAAGGGTTGTGAGGTTGTAAGATGCGCTGTTGTAGATGAAAATGCAGCCAAAGCTTTGAGGCAGATCAAACAAAAAAGCCCTATTCCCGTTATTGCAGATATACATTTTAACTATAAGCTTGCACTAAAGTCTATAGAAAGCGGCGTGGATTGCGTTAGAATCAATCCGGGCAACATCGGTGACTTTGGAAAGGTTAAAGAGATTTTAAGGGCAGCAAAGGAAAGAAATATGCCTTTAAGAATTGGTGTAAATAGTGGGTCGCTTGAGAAAAGGCTGCTTGATAAATACGGTTATCCTTCTTTTGAGGCATTGGTTGAAAGTGCTTTGGGCTGGATAAAAAGAATTGAGGATTACGGGTTTTTAGATATGAAAATTTCGATTAAATCATCAGATCCTAAAACAACGATACTGTCAAATGAATTGCTTTCTGAAAAGGTTGACTATCCGCTTCATTTGGGTGTAACTGAGGCTGGCAGCGGCATGGAGGGGACTGTTAAGTCTGCAACTGCTTTAGCTGTTTTGCTAAGGGAAGGAATAGGTGATACAATAAGGATATCATTGAGTGAGCCGCCAGAGAATGAAATCGATGTGTGTTATGAGTTGCTGAATGCGTTGGGTTTAAGAAAAAAACGCTCCATAGATTTTGTTTCATGTCCAACATGCGGTAGAATCGAAATAGATCTGATTGCTCTAACAAAAGAGGTTAAAAGCAGATTGTCTCATATAAAAAAGCCCATAAGGGTTGCGATTATGGGCTGCGTGGTCAATGCGCTTGGAGAGGCAAAAGAGGCAGACCTTGCAATAGCAGGCGGCAGGCATTTTGGTTTGATTATAAAACAGGGAAAGATTGTTAAAAAGGTTAAAGAGGATAATCTTGTTGATGAATTTGTGAGTGTGGTTGAGGAGTATGCTGAAGAGATTTAG
- a CDS encoding P-II family nitrogen regulator produces MKKVEAIIKPFKLDAVKEGLTEIGIKGLTVSEVKGYGRQKGHTEIYRGAEYVVDFLPKVKVEVVVDDDMVDAVVEKIIETAKTGKIGDGKIFIIPIEDAIRIRTSERGPSAV; encoded by the coding sequence ATGAAAAAGGTTGAAGCTATTATCAAACCATTTAAGCTTGATGCTGTAAAAGAAGGGCTTACAGAGATTGGTATAAAGGGTCTGACGGTTTCTGAGGTAAAAGGATATGGAAGACAGAAAGGACATACAGAGATATACAGGGGTGCAGAGTATGTTGTGGATTTTTTGCCAAAGGTTAAGGTAGAAGTTGTTGTGGATGATGATATGGTAGATGCTGTGGTTGAAAAGATTATAGAAACTGCCAAAACGGGAAAGATTGGTGATGGAAAGATATTTATCATACCTATTGAGGATGCGATTAGAATCAGAACATCAGAAAGAGGCCCATCTGCCGTTTGA